One Danio aesculapii chromosome 13, fDanAes4.1, whole genome shotgun sequence DNA window includes the following coding sequences:
- the pcgf6 gene encoding polycomb group RING finger protein 6, translated as MDGTVEEREGSTRGSVRSGAYLSGEDETRDTHGAPKQADDEPTLPLRDFYPYIRCALCNGFFIDATTITECLHTFCKSCIVKHFFYSNRCPNCSIVVHQTQPLYCIRPDRQLQDIVFKMVPYLEEDERSRICAFYRLRGLDVPKPVPSPAAYPVKLPQRQKKDLVPQSVFTIPSELDVSLMLEFVGAEEGVENYKPLERKYVRVSGEATVRHVELFIRRKMELSENCKVDVVCGEHILEQYQSLREIYNTLGKNASQDGMLVLHFGLVLPTQ; from the exons ATGGACGGAACTGTTGAAGAGCGGGAGGGATCCACGCGTGGGTCTGTTCGGTCTGGCGCTTACCTCAGCGGAGAGGACGAGACCCGCGACACTCACGGGGCTCCCAAACAAGCTGACGACGAG CCCACCCTGCCACTTAGAGATTTCTATCCATATATTCGCTGTGCCCTTTGCAATGGATTTTTCATTGATGCCACGACCATTACAGAGTGTCTTCACACTT TTTGTAAGAGCTGCATTGTCAAGCACTTTTTCTACAGCAACAGGTGTCCGAACTGCTCTATTGTTGTACATCAGACACAACCGCTCTACTGTATCCG GCCTGACAGACAATTACAAGACATTGTTTTCAAGATGGTACCATATTTGGAAGAAG ATGAAAGGTCACGAATATGCGCATTTTATAGACTGAGAGGGCTTGACGTTCCTAAACCAG TGCCATCGCCGGCTGCATACCCAGTGAAACTGCCTCAGAGACAGAAGAAAGACCTGGTACCTCAGTCTGTTTTTACTATTCCGTCAGAGCTGGATGTGTCTCTGATGTTGGAGTTTGTGGG AGCTGAGGAGGGTGTTGAGAACTATAAG CCGCTTGAGAGGAAATATGTGCGTGTGTCAGGGGAAGCCACTGTCCGTCACGTGGAGCTTTTTATCAGAAGGAAGATGGAGCTGAGTGAAAATTGTAAG GTTGATGTTGTGTGTGGAGAGCATATTCTCGAACAATACCAGTCTTTGAGAGAAATTTATAACACCTTGGGCAAAAATGCATCACAG GATGGCATGCTGGTTCTGCATTTTGGACTCGTTCTGCCCACTCAGTAA
- the inaa gene encoding internexin neuronal intermediate filament protein, alpha a: protein MSYGSDHYMSSSYRKLFGDNPRFAGSRMSNVSPRSSMSSSGFRSQSVSRSSASPGGYYKRSGRSSSFSPVHFDSVDFSQTSVLNNEFKIVRTNEKEQLQGLNDRFAMFIEKVRNLEQHNKVLETELVSLRQRQNEPSRLAELYQQEIRDLRAQVDELNNEKSHILIERDSIEEDLQKLRGKFEDEIRAREEAEQTLRSYKKDVDDATMVRVDLERKVESLLDEINFLRKVHDEEVTELTNMIQAAQISVEVELSKPDLTSALKDIRGQYETLASKNLQSAEEWYKSKFASLNEQATRTNEAMRATREEVNDYRRQLQSKTIEIETLRGTNESLERQIREMEEAHNAEVAGYQETIGQLDLELRNTKSEMARHLREYQDLLNVKMALDIEIAAYRKLLEGEETHFSSGVTFSSTPSITYGYQSRSAFTSTRNPKKEKEEEGHPKSKTAAKREENTDEGTGIKKAEKSDIVDVNSN, encoded by the exons ATGAGTTACGGATCAGACCACTACATGTCTTCATCCTACAGAAAATTATTCGGGGATAACCCTCGTTTCGCCGGCTCTAGAATGAGCAATGTCTCTCCACGGAGCTCCATGTCCTCCAGCGGCTTCAGGTCTCAGTCTGTCTCCCGCAGCAGCGCCTCTCCCGGGGGCTACTATAAAAGATCGGGCCGGTCATCTTCCTTCTCGCCGGTCCATTTCGACAGCGTGGATTTCTCTCAAACCTCAGTATTGAACAACGAGTTTAAAATCGTCCGAACCAATGAGAAGGAACAGTTGCAAGGTCTCAATGACCGCTTCGCGATGTTTATCGAGAAAGTGCGCAATCTGGAGCAGCACAATAAAGTGCTGGAGACCGAACTGGTGAGTCTGCGCCAGAGGCAGAACGAGCCGTCCAGACTCGCTGAACTCTATCAGCAGGAGATCCGAGACCTGCGCGCTCAGGTGGACGAGCTGAACAACGAGAAATCGCACATTCTCATTGAACGTGACAGCATTGAGGAGGACTTGCAGAAACTTCGAGGCAAGTTTGAGGATGAGATCCGAGCGCGCGAGGAGGCAGAGCAGACGCTCAGATCCTATAAGAAAGATGTGGATGATGCCACCATGGTGCGTGTTGACCTGGAGAGAAAGGTCGAGTCTCTTTTAGATGAAATCAATTTTCTGAGGAAGGTGCATGACGAAGAGGTGACCGAGTTGACTAATATGATTCAGGCGGCACAGATATCTGTGGAAGTGGAGTTGTCCAAGCCTGATCTGACCTCGGCCCTCAAAGACATCCGCGGCCAGTATGAGACCCTCGCGTCTAAAAACCTGCAGTCTGCCGAGGAATGGTACAAATCAAAGTTTGCCAGTCTCAACGAACAGGCCACCAGGACCAACGAGGCTATGAGGGCCACCAGAGAGGAGGTCAACGACTACCGGCGACAGCTACAGTCCAAAACCATCGAGATTGAAACCCTGCGAGGCACAAACGAGTCTCTTGAACGGCAGATCCGCGAGATGGAAGAAGCACACAATGCAGAGGTGGCAGGTTATCAG GAAACAATTGGGCAGTTGGACCTTGAACTTCGAAATACTAAGAGTGAAATGGCCCGTCACCTCAGAGAGTATCAAGATCTTTTGAATGTCAAGATGGCATTAGACATTGAAATTGCAGCATACAG GAAGCTACTGGAAGGTGAAGAAACCCATTTTAGTTCTGGAGTGACTTTCTCCAGCACACCCAGCATCACTTACGGCTATCAGAGCCGCTCTGCTTTCACCTCAACCCGCAATCCTAAAAAAGAGAAAGAGGAAGAAGGACATCCCAAATCCAAGACAGCAGCCAAGCGGGAGGAAAACACAGATGAGGGCACTGGGATTAAGAAGGCAGAAAAGAGCGATATTGTTGATGTTAATTCTAACTGA
- the polr1c gene encoding DNA-directed RNA polymerases I and III subunit RPAC1 translates to MTAKMAAPMSNVDEIRDRVILGEFGVKNVHTTDYPGNYPGYDDTWDFEKFKKNFRIEIISIDENTLEFDMIGIDAAIANAFRRILLAEVPTMAIEKVFIYNNTSIIQDEILAHRLGLVPIKADPRLFEYRNSEDQEGTEIDTIQLQLKVKCTRNPRAPKDSSDPKELYLNHMVYSGDIKWLPIGNQADVFADAKIGPVHGDILLAQVRPGQELDIVMHCVKGIGKDHAKFSPVATASYRLLPEITLLQTIEGEQAERLKRCFSPGVIEVENVNGRKVAKVVNSRLDTCSREVLRHDDLKNLVKLGRVRDHFIFSVESTGILPPDVLVTEAINVLMSKCQKFLTELEATEMD, encoded by the exons ATGACAGCAAAGATGGCGGCGCCTATGAGCAACGTGGATGAAATTCGTGACAGAGTAATATTGGGCGAATTCGGAGTAAAAAAT GTCCATACTACAGATTATCCAGGAAATTACCCTGGTTATGATGACACTTGGGACTTTGAAAAATTCAAAAAG AATTTCAGGATTGAAATAATTAGTATAGACGAAAACACCCTGGAGTTTGATATGATTGGTATAGATGCTGCCATCGCCAATGCTTTTCGCCGTATATTACTGGCTGAG GTTCCAACAATGGCCATTGAAAAAGTCTTTATTTACAATAACACATCGATCATTCAGGATGAGATTTTAGCACACAGGCTTGGTCTTGTGCCCATTAAAGCAGATCCCCGTCTTTTTGAGTACAGGAATTCAG AGGACCAGGAAGGCACAGAAATCGACACAATTCAACTACAGTTGAAGGTTAAATGCACCAGGAATCCCAGAGCTCCTAAAGACTCCTCAGATCCAAAGGAGTTATATCTCAATCACATGG TCTACTCAGGTGACATAAAATGGCTCCCAATTGGAAACCAGGCCGATGTGTTTGCAGATGCCAAGATTGGCCCTGTGCATGGGGACATTCTTCTGGCACAAGTCCGACCAGGGCAGGAACTTGATATAGTCATGCACTGTGTCAAGGGAATAG GTAAGGATCATGCCAAGTTTTCTCCTGTGGCCACAGCAAGCTACAGGCTCCTTCCTGAAATCACATTATTGCAGACCATTGAGGGAGAACAAGCAGAGAGGTTAAAGCGCTGCTTCTCACCTGGAGTTATTGAGGTGGAGAATGTGAACG GAAGGAAGGTGGCAAAGGTTGTCAACAGTCGTTTGGACACGTGCAGCAGAGAAGTTCTCCGCCATGATGACTTGAAGAACTTGGTGAAACTGGGCAGAGTGCGAGATCATTTCATAT TTTCAGTTGAGTCCACAGGGATCCTCCCTCCCGATGTCCTGGTTACTGAGGCCATTAATGTCCTCATGTCTAAGTGCCAGAAGTTTCTTACAGAGCTTGAAGCAACAGAAATGGACTAG